From the Amycolatopsis thermoflava N1165 genome, one window contains:
- a CDS encoding biotin-dependent carboxyltransferase family protein — translation MSARSAGQAVPALEIIDPGLQTTVQDYPGRRGRQALGFFPSGPVDPLGLQVANVLVGNRPGAAALEIPLGRFQAVILRAGLIAITGPDAGVTLNGEPVPLWEAVSVAEGDVLSCAVIRGAGYRRYLAVSGGIAVDEAFGSRSTLLVAGIGGHDGRALERADVLDAYPAGGARQRRRMPVSLRPHYTDSWEIEVLRGPHADPDFLTAQDFEDFLGACWRCDLNSDRTGVRFNPHRFQWARTSGDVAGGHPSNLLDTSYPYGGILAYGDVLTILGPDSNTSGGFAVIATVAHAALSKVGQLRPGRDVVRFREINLHQAAAMQSHLDQLLDPRHFETV, via the coding sequence GTGAGCGCCCGATCGGCGGGCCAGGCGGTTCCCGCGCTCGAGATCATCGACCCGGGCCTGCAGACGACCGTGCAGGACTATCCGGGCCGGCGTGGGCGGCAGGCTCTGGGTTTCTTCCCGTCCGGGCCGGTCGATCCGCTCGGGCTGCAGGTGGCGAACGTCCTCGTCGGCAACCGTCCCGGTGCGGCGGCGCTGGAGATCCCGCTGGGCCGGTTCCAGGCGGTGATCCTGCGTGCCGGGCTGATCGCGATCACCGGCCCGGACGCCGGGGTGACGCTCAACGGTGAGCCGGTTCCGTTGTGGGAAGCGGTGTCCGTCGCCGAGGGGGACGTGCTGTCGTGCGCGGTCATCCGGGGCGCCGGTTATCGCCGGTATCTCGCGGTGAGCGGGGGAATCGCGGTGGACGAGGCGTTCGGCTCGCGGTCCACGTTGCTGGTGGCGGGCATCGGCGGTCACGACGGGCGGGCGCTGGAACGGGCGGACGTCCTCGACGCCTATCCGGCGGGCGGCGCCCGTCAGCGCAGGCGGATGCCGGTGTCCCTGCGCCCGCACTACACGGACAGCTGGGAGATCGAGGTCCTCCGTGGTCCCCACGCCGATCCGGATTTCCTCACCGCGCAGGACTTCGAGGACTTCCTGGGCGCGTGCTGGCGGTGCGACCTGAATTCGGACCGGACCGGCGTGCGGTTCAACCCGCACCGGTTCCAGTGGGCGCGGACGTCGGGCGACGTGGCCGGCGGGCACCCGTCGAATCTCCTGGACACCAGTTATCCCTACGGCGGGATCCTCGCCTACGGTGACGTGCTCACGATCCTCGGCCCGGACAGCAACACCTCGGGCGGGTTCGCGGTGATCGCCACGGTCGCCCACGCGGCGCTGAGCAAGGTCGGGCAGCTCCGCCCCGGGCGCGACGTGGTCCGCTTCCGGGAGATCAACCTGCACCAGGCCGCGGCGATGCAGAGCCACCTGGACCAGCTGCTGGACCCGCGCCACTTCGAGACCGTCTGA
- a CDS encoding 5-oxoprolinase subunit B family protein produces the protein MSAIITTAEPRAGRPKVTYRTAGDRAVLVEYGHTIPVDLSVNFFAHASAQHLADHPVRGVLEVAPGLRSLLVYYDPAVIGQDRVVVALEELHDDIPEPASIVLPSRRLTLPIAFDDSASREAVNRYRISTRPDAPNVVDGNNIDYLVRYNGLPNREAFAERILRTEWWNAFTGFYPGLPSLLPLDPRSEIIAPKYNPARGWTPEGAVALGGPCLVIHPIESVGSYQLFGRTLPISNLVRQPRSHRIDPILIHPGDRITFVEVTEGELIELRRQVFEGRYDYAIEPGRYAVADHLKLGSDPEVAAEAQRRRATRGAAQELVKVP, from the coding sequence ATGTCGGCGATCATCACGACTGCCGAGCCCCGTGCCGGCCGTCCGAAAGTGACCTACCGGACGGCGGGCGACCGGGCGGTGCTCGTCGAGTACGGGCACACCATCCCGGTCGACCTCAGCGTCAACTTCTTCGCGCACGCCTCGGCGCAGCACCTCGCCGACCACCCCGTGCGTGGTGTGCTGGAAGTCGCGCCCGGGCTGAGATCGCTGCTGGTCTACTACGATCCCGCCGTCATCGGCCAGGACCGGGTCGTGGTCGCGCTGGAGGAGCTGCACGACGACATCCCGGAGCCCGCGTCGATCGTGCTGCCGAGCCGGCGGCTGACGCTGCCCATCGCCTTCGACGACTCCGCGTCCCGCGAGGCCGTCAACCGCTACCGGATCAGCACCCGCCCCGACGCGCCGAATGTCGTGGACGGCAACAACATCGACTACCTGGTGCGCTACAACGGACTGCCGAACCGGGAGGCGTTCGCCGAACGGATCCTGCGGACGGAGTGGTGGAACGCGTTCACCGGCTTCTACCCGGGCCTGCCGTCGCTGCTGCCGCTGGATCCGCGGTCGGAGATCATCGCGCCGAAGTACAACCCGGCGCGGGGCTGGACGCCGGAGGGCGCGGTCGCGCTCGGCGGGCCGTGCCTGGTGATCCACCCGATCGAGTCGGTGGGCTCGTACCAGCTGTTCGGACGGACGCTGCCGATCTCGAACCTGGTGCGCCAGCCCCGCTCGCACCGGATCGACCCGATCCTGATCCACCCCGGCGACCGCATCACGTTCGTCGAGGTCACCGAAGGGGAGCTGATCGAACTGCGGCGGCAGGTGTTCGAGGGCCGTTACGACTACGCGATCGAACCGGGCCGGTACGCGGTGGCCGACCACCTGAAGCTCGGCTCGGATCCGGAGGTGGCGGCCGAAGCGCAACGGCGGCGCGCCACCCGGGGCGCGGCGCAGGAGCTGGTGAAGGTTCCGTGA
- a CDS encoding PucR family transcriptional regulator, whose product MPLTVEKLLDRPDLKLSQVAGSPEACRSAVTWALISELPDPSPYIDGGELVLTTGSRLAPGFAERREYVRRLAQAGAVALGFGVSSFYPDVPEDLVAAAEETGLPLLSVPHDTGFAAISRVVADFISDERQKELTYAVAAQRDLTRASLSSYAARAIVERLAKALRGWTVLLDVDGAVRAGAPAGRMHVPRIRIELPRLRERGTSSSLSMTVAGEAVVLLPLTVRGRIRGFLAIGRSTPLTSAEQSIVTTAVSLLCADLHSAWGVLDSERRQRLAVFKAAVEGDIRLAASIGHALGTDLPEGDLRVAILGVPSGHELELLEHAEGDYGLRNVCALVAEWERGRVVVLMPPAEGDTRTLEALLRRIPLARGAVSDPTPAKDLPEAWRQVRSVFNSAPGTAGRLTSAGDVATAGLMRHLDTDEARGWASALLAPLTDKKNNSKVDLRHTLRTFLAHNGQSDASASALGIHRHTLRYRMGKVVEALGREIDDPTTRAELWIALQLDDQL is encoded by the coding sequence ATGCCGCTCACCGTCGAGAAACTCCTCGACCGACCGGACCTCAAGCTGTCGCAGGTCGCGGGGTCGCCGGAAGCCTGTCGCAGCGCGGTGACCTGGGCCTTGATCAGCGAACTGCCCGATCCCTCGCCCTACATCGACGGCGGGGAACTCGTGCTGACCACCGGCTCGCGCCTGGCGCCCGGCTTCGCCGAACGACGGGAGTACGTGCGGCGGCTGGCCCAAGCCGGAGCGGTCGCGCTCGGGTTCGGGGTGAGCTCGTTCTACCCCGACGTGCCGGAGGACCTGGTCGCCGCGGCCGAGGAGACCGGCCTGCCGCTGCTGTCGGTTCCCCACGACACCGGATTCGCGGCCATCAGCAGGGTCGTCGCCGACTTCATCTCCGACGAACGGCAGAAGGAACTCACCTACGCCGTCGCCGCTCAACGGGACCTCACGCGCGCTTCGCTGTCGTCCTACGCCGCCCGGGCCATCGTCGAGCGGCTCGCCAAGGCGCTGCGCGGCTGGACGGTGCTCCTCGACGTCGACGGGGCGGTGCGCGCGGGCGCGCCCGCCGGGCGCATGCACGTGCCTCGCATCCGCATCGAACTGCCCCGGCTGCGGGAACGGGGCACGTCCTCGAGCCTGAGCATGACCGTCGCCGGTGAGGCCGTCGTGCTGCTGCCGCTCACCGTCCGCGGCCGGATCCGCGGATTCCTCGCGATCGGCCGGTCCACGCCCTTGACCAGCGCCGAGCAGAGCATCGTCACGACGGCGGTGTCCCTGCTGTGCGCCGACCTGCACAGCGCCTGGGGAGTCCTGGACAGCGAGCGCAGGCAGCGGCTCGCCGTCTTCAAAGCCGCCGTGGAGGGCGACATCCGCCTGGCCGCCTCGATCGGCCACGCGCTGGGCACCGACCTGCCCGAAGGGGACCTGCGGGTGGCCATCCTCGGCGTGCCCTCGGGCCACGAGCTGGAACTGCTCGAACACGCCGAGGGCGACTACGGGTTGCGGAACGTGTGCGCGCTCGTGGCGGAGTGGGAGCGCGGGCGGGTGGTCGTCCTGATGCCACCCGCCGAAGGCGACACCCGCACACTGGAAGCGCTGCTGCGCCGCATCCCCCTCGCCCGCGGCGCGGTCAGCGACCCCACTCCCGCCAAGGACCTGCCCGAGGCATGGCGGCAGGTCCGATCGGTGTTCAACAGCGCGCCCGGAACCGCCGGGAGGCTGACCAGTGCCGGGGACGTCGCCACCGCCGGCTTGATGCGTCACCTCGACACGGACGAAGCGCGCGGATGGGCCTCGGCCCTGCTCGCGCCACTGACCGACAAGAAGAACAACTCCAAGGTGGACCTACGCCACACGCTGCGGACCTTCCTGGCCCACAACGGCCAGTCCGACGCGTCCGCCTCGGCCCTGGGCATCCACCGGCACACGCTGCGGTACCGGATGGGCAAGGTGGTCGAAGCGCTGGGGCGGGAGATCGACGATCCGACGACCCGCGCCGAGCTGTGGATCGCCCTGCAGCTCGATGACCAGCTCTGA
- a CDS encoding YHS domain-containing protein has translation MALLERAQWYDIARDTEWTPRYVTLAELFPPELSGGEGLPDEIWSTYDEPYKISYREYVDIQRQKDAGAYSVKAALERADLYNKADPGWISILKEHYAAVALVEYGASFQEARFIRWSKAPGMRNMATFGMLDEIRHGQIQLYFPHEYVSKDRQFEWSHAAMFTDNWVTLGARHFFDDVMMTRDALSTSIFANFSFETGFTNLQFIGLSGDAAKAGDFTFSKLIQSIQSDEARHAQLGTPLLQMLIENGQKDVAQKKIDIAFWRSYRLFTILSGIPMDYYVPLEVREASFKEFMEEWIVTQFMRSLEDLGLSKPWYWDIFLRDISEHHHGQHLGTYSWRPTLWWNPAAGVSPEERDWLEEKYPGWNDTFGKVWDVMIDNFVHGRTDKTVPGTLPVICNVSQLPIVGTPSQTLRDISIVHEGRRYHFASEVDKWIFEDDPERYRHHKNLVDRFLGGDIQPADLGGVLEYMGLGTVGPGGDDAHGFAWVETYRKQLAKAG, from the coding sequence ATGGCTCTGCTGGAACGCGCGCAGTGGTACGACATCGCGCGCGACACCGAGTGGACACCGCGGTACGTGACCCTGGCCGAACTCTTCCCGCCGGAGCTCTCCGGCGGGGAGGGGCTGCCCGACGAGATCTGGTCGACCTACGACGAGCCCTACAAGATCAGCTACCGCGAATACGTCGACATCCAGCGGCAGAAGGACGCCGGCGCCTATTCGGTCAAGGCCGCGCTCGAGCGCGCCGACCTGTACAACAAGGCCGATCCGGGGTGGATCTCCATCCTCAAGGAGCACTACGCCGCCGTCGCGCTCGTCGAGTACGGCGCCTCGTTCCAGGAAGCCCGCTTCATCCGCTGGTCCAAGGCCCCCGGCATGCGCAACATGGCGACCTTCGGCATGCTCGACGAGATCCGGCACGGCCAGATCCAGCTCTACTTCCCGCACGAATACGTCAGCAAGGACCGGCAGTTCGAGTGGTCCCACGCGGCGATGTTCACCGACAACTGGGTGACGCTGGGCGCCCGCCACTTCTTCGACGACGTCATGATGACCCGCGACGCACTGTCCACGTCGATCTTCGCCAACTTCTCCTTCGAGACCGGCTTCACCAACCTGCAGTTCATCGGCCTGTCCGGGGACGCCGCGAAGGCAGGCGACTTCACCTTCTCCAAGCTCATCCAGAGCATCCAGTCCGACGAGGCGCGGCACGCGCAGCTGGGCACCCCGCTGCTGCAGATGCTGATCGAGAACGGGCAGAAGGACGTCGCCCAGAAGAAGATCGACATCGCGTTCTGGCGGTCCTACCGGCTGTTCACGATCCTGTCCGGCATCCCGATGGACTACTACGTCCCGCTGGAGGTGCGCGAGGCCTCCTTCAAGGAGTTCATGGAGGAGTGGATCGTCACGCAGTTCATGCGGTCACTGGAGGACCTCGGCCTGTCCAAGCCCTGGTACTGGGACATCTTCCTGCGGGACATCTCCGAGCACCACCACGGCCAGCACCTGGGCACCTACTCCTGGCGGCCCACCCTGTGGTGGAACCCGGCCGCGGGCGTCAGCCCGGAGGAACGGGACTGGCTGGAGGAGAAGTACCCGGGCTGGAACGACACCTTCGGCAAGGTGTGGGACGTCATGATCGACAACTTCGTGCACGGCCGGACCGACAAGACCGTCCCGGGCACGCTGCCGGTGATCTGCAACGTGTCCCAGCTGCCCATCGTCGGCACCCCGTCGCAGACGTTGCGCGACATCTCGATCGTCCACGAAGGACGCCGCTACCACTTCGCGTCCGAAGTGGACAAGTGGATCTTCGAGGACGACCCCGAGCGCTACCGCCACCACAAGAACCTGGTCGACCGGTTCCTCGGCGGCGACATCCAGCCCGCCGACCTCGGCGGCGTCCTGGAGTACATGGGCCTGGGCACCGTCGGCCCCGGCGGCGACGACGCCCACGGGTTCGCCTGGGTGGAGACCTACCGCAAGCAACTCGCCAAGGCCGGCTGA
- a CDS encoding toluene-4-monooxygenase system B family protein: protein MAVIPLAAHFHGDFVIKLLPVDSGDTMDQVAAAAAANAVGIHVADQPGRTLRVRKQGAETPYPRTTTVADSGLEPTECVEIYFE from the coding sequence ATGGCCGTGATCCCGCTCGCCGCGCACTTCCACGGCGACTTCGTCATCAAACTGCTGCCGGTCGACTCGGGCGACACGATGGACCAGGTGGCCGCCGCTGCCGCCGCCAACGCCGTGGGCATCCACGTCGCCGACCAGCCCGGCCGCACCCTGCGCGTCCGCAAGCAGGGCGCCGAAACGCCCTACCCCCGCACCACCACGGTCGCCGACTCCGGCCTGGAGCCGACCGAATGCGTCGAAATCTACTTCGAGTGA
- a CDS encoding MmoB/DmpM family protein, with the protein MTDPIIDPVGPVLQTGEVARAVADAAVIDNAGRRVDVRDRGSYVRIEVEGGECVLRRATIAEELGRPFKMSELELIMPSFVGRIDTSSDVYRFYHGHQQAANTDQKGALA; encoded by the coding sequence GTGACTGATCCCATCATCGACCCGGTCGGCCCGGTCCTCCAGACCGGCGAGGTCGCCAGGGCCGTGGCCGACGCGGCCGTGATCGACAACGCCGGACGGCGCGTCGACGTCCGCGACCGCGGCTCCTACGTGCGGATCGAGGTCGAGGGCGGGGAATGCGTGCTGCGCCGCGCGACCATCGCCGAGGAACTCGGCCGCCCGTTCAAGATGTCCGAGCTCGAACTGATCATGCCCTCGTTCGTCGGGCGGATCGACACCAGCAGCGACGTCTACCGCTTCTACCACGGCCACCAGCAGGCCGCGAACACCGACCAGAAGGGGGCTCTCGCATGA